AACATTTTTCAGTGAGTAAGTcggatatatatttatatattttacgaATCCTCGTATATTTGCGACAATATGTTCTTTCGAAAACGGTGATAAATAAATCGGACTTCTAATCGCTAAGTCCCATTATAAATCACGTATTACTCATATCCGAATTTGCGAGTCTCTGCTGAATGCGCTCGTTTTATTAAGCCACGCAATCACGGCCTACGTTTCAAGTCGAACCAGATCACACACAGACACTCGAAAGTACAAACAACACAACGCACATACGTATAAATCACAGGTATGACGACTGAGTTAACTGCCAAACCTGCTGAATTATTGAACAGTGTTGTTTTTGGCGAACAGCACTGGCAATGAAATTGCAAATGGTAATGGAAATATTGTGGAACCCGGCGTCTAATTGGCTCCAAGAGTTGTACGTTTCTCTTATCGCGTCTGCTGTTCTTTTGtttgttctttattttatttttcttcgCCGGCGATAATAAATACACGCACCCACCACTCGAGCTGCAAAGAAATGGAGGTGCCTCTTGGTCGGCGTCTCTGAAATCCAGGTGTGTGTTTGCATATGAATTTTGCCAGTGAAAATGAAACAACAACCGCCAGCTGACACCTTCTGTTTTTTGTGCTGCTTTATCGGCAGGGACTTATgtcttatgtatttatattacattttttaagtggttacattttgtttattcTGAAGGAAGCACAAGCAAACTGGTTCCATTTGACAGGCCAAGTTATTATTAACATTAGCCAGATTCGTATttgtttatggccaaaaaaggaAGGCACTTTCCATCTCGATCGAATCAGTTGCAACGACTTGTTTGGATTCCCTGCGATCAACTACATACATCTATTGAATTTtagtttaataatttttattcatttgtattggttttcaatttcaacaGCATGATCCTCGTGCCATATGTTTTCCATAAAAATTCGATTAAAGATAGAGAAAACAATTTGAGTattgtgtttatttgttcAATAGTTTTTCGACGTTTCGAAGAATCTATGCGAAAACTGCTGCTTGCAACATAGAACTTGTATTAAATGTTTCCAGaagaatataatataatttctaTTAGGATGTCTCATAAAAACTTAGTTGCTGCTGATTACTTTGTCAAATGCATCTGTAAACAAGAAACAATTCAGATGTATCTCCCACCTTATTTGGCATGCAGTTCCTCCTTCTGTTTCTTCTGACCTTCTTATCCGCGTATTCAAATGAAGGCGAGAAGGGGCTTCAGAGGAACCTCTACGTAACGGACAATTATCACCAGAATGTGGTGTCCATACGGACGCGCAAACACATTCGCCATTGGGGTGACAATCACTTCTGTGCCGGCTCCCTGCTCTCCGCCTGGTGGGTCGTCACCTCCGGCTGTTGTGTGAGCACCAGGCCGGAGAGCACCCCAAACCAGTCGAGTAATCGCAAGAATCTAAGGGTTGTCGTCTTCACGCCCCAGCGATTGAAAAAGCCATCTCCCAAGAACATATACCACGTTCAGAAGATTGTGTTGGACGAGTCCACCATGAGTGGGTGCTCCGAATTGGCTCTGCTGAAGCTGGATCGCGGCGTTACTGGCCAAAGGTTTGCCATGATGCTGCCGGAAAAGGAGTTGAACAGCACATGGCTTTGCAACTCTCTCGGATGGGGCAGGATTTACTACGTAAGTTATGTTATGTATATATCTGCGCGGTGTCCCGCATTCATGCATTCTATGTAGCATGGTGTATGTACCAGATAACCCAGTTACTTGGTTCCAGGACGGACCCTACTCGAGCGAGCTGATCCAAATCAGAGCCCAGAAGATTTCGGAGTATAACTGCAAGCCTGGTTGCAGCAGCTGCCTGTGCATGAGTAGCTATACAGGCAGGGGCAATATGTGCCAGCAGGACTTGGGCAGTCCGCTCTTCTGCGATCACTTCCTGTACGGCGTGGCGCGTCGGGTGCTCACTTGCCAGGATGAGGGCTTCATGGTGTACACCAATGTCTACCGAAACCGCAAGTTCATCGAGGACACATTGAGTGGCGCACCCTGGCCAAAAAAGTCCAATGTTTTCGTCTATTTCATTGTGCAACTGGTGTTAGCATCTTTTTCGGTATTTTCATCTGATTGAATATGATATTACAAACAAGAAAGCACAGGATTTTTAAAGGATTATACACAGTAGATCCCAAAAACTAACTGTCTCagtattttcaaaatatctaTAATGCAGTACTGACTCATTCTCTTTAAATAGTTTCTGACTTCAGTTTAATAATGTCAATAAGCAGTGTTACCACCTACTTATACTCTTGTCGTAGGATATTGACCCACAATATGGTTTTTTAGAGCACTGTGTCCGTGAATTCGAGTGACATTCCGTCATTCTTGATTGAATCTCGATAGTTGAAGTTCAGGgtcgtgtgtgcgtgtgtttaaTCACTCGACTTGTCTTCCCCATTCATCAGTTGATGATCGCTGATCGATTGCCAAAAGTAGCAGCAGACACTAGCCAGCCCCCTAGCCCTTCCCACCCGCCCCGTTCCCCGTTCCCCGTTCCCCCTTCTCACCCTCTCAACCCGttactttttgttttcctgTAGTTTTGGTTTCGCCTATTTCGATTCTTCAACGGTCTGGTAGCTAGCTCTCTTTCCGTCTCTATTCCTCACCCACTCTCTCTTTAAACGCTTTCATTGAAATGGTTGTTTTGTACAGTGCAACTTCACTAACCCGAACTTTTGGTAGTCCAACTGAATAACTATAATTTtaacaaaaattattattattagaagcattttttttaaattacaaaattattCTTCAAAAAGTATATATTTGTTGTATCTTTTGGTCTATTTCGTTGTTTTCTTTTAGTTTCGGTAAATGTTTCTTATCTGTTAATATCTTCTGACTACTTTTTAGTTTCTTCTGTCGCACATAAGTTCGTTGCTTGGGAGGCTTTACTGTCATAGTTCGATTGCCATTATAgtagctgttgttgttttttgtgtcATCGCAGGCAGGCCGCACCGTTCAAATTGATTGTCGAATTTGAATATACGTCGTCGCCGCCGCCGCTCACCGCCGCCGTACCGCCGGTGCTTACCGCTCGCGGCAGGCCGCTCCGCTGGCAGAGCCGCCGTATCAGTTAGTTGTTAACTTGCCATCGCCGAAGGAACAAGAGGCGCGAAAAGCGAAACGCGGACGCAGAAAtgaaatcgaatcgaatgtgCACCGCGCACCTGAATTAAATTCGTGGCGCAAAGGCAAGAATTACTATTCGATTAGTCGTTTTTCTTGCGTggttcttattttttttcattttttgtgtCTTGCGGAAGTGTCGCCAGCATCCGCGACTGTTTTCAGTTCCTAGCTTTTGGCTTTCCTCTCAGCTAGCAGTCGTTAGGGTGCAACTCTTGGCCTCGgtcatataaaaaaaagaaaaaaatttatataaaaaacaacaaatatgTGAAAAAGTCGGCAACAAGTGCCTGCGAAAAACTGTTTTATTGACACatgtattttacattttataagAACCATAAATGtgtgtttataaataaaaagtaaatatttcAACGCACCCAAAAAGACAGAGATTGCGGTgaagagagcgagagaggaGGGGCTGCAAATTTtcagcgtgtgtgtgtgtaattgTTGATCAATTGTCATGTGcaaaaaagtaaaaacaataacacCCAGCGAAAATCATTCAGCATCATCAATGGGAGGAAAAGCATTGCAAAATCAACCAAGTGAAACGGAACCTAATGAAAATCGCTAAAAGCAACGAGATTGCTACAGTGACAAGTGGCAAACGGACTCTCTCGAACGAAGATTGCGCTACGCCAACCAAGTACAGTGAATCGTCGTTACTGGCATTCGGAAGCTTCGCGAGATATCTATGCAAATATGTCGCTGTGATTCACTGAAAGAAGTCagcataaaaaaaatatatatctaaatGTTTCAAAAACAAGTCACAAGAAAATCCAGAAAAAACGCGACGATAACACTAAACCACGAGTTCGGCGATAAGTTGATATTTCAAACACAGGCTTCCCAGAACCATGAACAATGGAATGAAAAGTCGCCAAGATCAAGAGCAATAACATTAATATTCCATAGACCCAAAAACTGTAAAAGGTcgtcaataaaataaatattcctTAGCCGCCAGACGAGAGAGAAATATCCATGGAAAAGCCATTAAAATCCATAACGCCCAGGTTCAAATGGTTAAGAAATGAATAATATAACTACTGCGAATCAAGTGCTGTGAAGAACACAACGGCAAATTGAAACGTTCTAGGAAAGTGCTCCATAATTGAGGCAGGGCGTTGTCGATAACCAACATGGAGACCTTAATGACCTGATGGaatgtgtttttatttattaacaaATGCCAGACATTGGCAGGCAGCCCCGATCGATCTGTTCGGTGCAATTTGTGGAGCATAAGGTTCGGTATTTTCACATTAGATATTGCTAAAGATCTTGAGAACTGAAATATTAGTAAGCTGGATTTTAACAATAGAAAAGATAACCTATTAGACTGTATACACAATCAAAATTCAAGTTGAAGCGCACTTGTTGCTGAGAACTAGAGCAAAAGATACATTCTTAGTTAAGTTTAGATACTAACTGAACCTAAGAACAGGGCTAATATTTATTGTCGCCAAGAGAGGGCATAGAATTTTTAGCAGACTGATTATATCTGATCACCCCGAGAGCGAGAGCAGTCCATGCCACCCTTTGAAGAGGGTGAAGTCAAGCCAGAGGAGCAGATACCTCTAAAGCCGCCCCGACGCCACAAGCAGATGAAGTCGGCGGACCAAGAGGCCGCCCAGACGCCGGCGGAGGATCACGAGGAGGAGCAATTGCTGCCGGGCAGCGGGACGAGCAATCTGCGTTATGCCCGGGCCAATTTGAGCCAGAGCAGCCTGATGCTGAGCCACCAGCAGGGCTCCTTCGAATCGTCCACCGAGCGAACGGCGAGCAGTGAGACCCTGGATGTAATGCCGATATCGAGGCGCTACCAGGTGCATCCACAGCCGAACCGCATGGGGATTCGGCAGCCAGCCTCGGCCTTGGCGAGCGCTCTGCATGCCACTGCCAGATTGGCGGCCAGTGTGGATGCCTATACGGCGGCGGCTACAGCCACAGCGGCAACCGGCGACTACGGCGATTATATGCGCCCGCAACCGAGCCTCGGTCACGCCCACCAGCCGCCCCTCGCCCAGACAACCCAGACAGCCCAGCCCCTGCACCACCAGCTGCCCGCGCACCAGCTGGGCAATCTGAGAGCGAGCAATTTTGTGGGGTCGTCGCGGTATCTCTATCACAGCCAGTTCAGTTCGAATTCGCCGCAAACGAGACGCTTCACTGCGCAGCGAGACGGGTCGCCAGCATACGCGGCTTCAGTGGCGGCAGCttcagcggcggcagcagcttCAGCAGTAGCACCGATAGCGCCACTAGCGCCACTAGCACCACTAGCCTCCATAGCATCGCCCCCATTCGCGGCCCAGCCGCCGCCCTTTCAGTTGCGCACCTACCAACAGAATCAATCCTACCGCTTTCAGCCGCGCGGACACCATCGcaccgccagcagcagcatgtcGCAGTCCGGCGAGGATCTCCACTCGCCCACCTACCTGTCCTGGCGGAAGCTCCAGCTCAGTCGGGCCAAGCTCAAGGCATCCAGCAAGACGTCCGCCCTGCTCTCCGGATTCGCCATGGTGAGTTTAAACTCGTTGATCATAAACTTATTAGGTTCGTAGCTTTAAACTCTTAACTATTTAGACTTTCTACTATGCAAACGGGGTTTTATGTTGACAACCATTGTTTTAGAATTAATAAACGTAAATATTAAAGCAACTGAATCTCTTAAAGAGCAATTAACTTGTAGATAAAAATCCATTATGAATTACATTTCGAAGGAAAAGCGATTTGGCGCAAAAACCACATTAAGTTCAGCATTTATGCGTATTAAAATGAAACCATTAGGAATTATTAGGCACTACAAATGCATTGCTATTTTGTGTACTACAATTTAACTACTTTTTTGCCCTTAGTTGTTTATAGTTATATgtttttctttaaacattAAGCCAACTCAATGTGCAGGGTCGGAAATGCTGGCATAATCTTTTTATTTGGACATTGCATTTTTGTTGATCAGCACAAAAGACGGAAAATGCCACCACGAACATGGCATACACTGCaacaaaataattattgttattttataataagAGTTTCCACTTGGCGAATCGCGCAGCGCAATGCAATCTGTTATTTGTTCCGTTTGAGTGCCTATTAACCTGCTCGCAGTTGCATTTAAGTAATTTCAAACATGACAGGGATataggaatatatatatatatatatatcatacaTCAATAATTAGCCGTATAATAATGCTTACCAACATAATTATTTTCGATGCCGGCAGCAACAAATTGAGGGCCAACGAAATAGATTTAGATAGATTAGATCTTGGCCAAACAAGTCTGTTAGCTGTTTGCCGTGCATATACTCGATATATTTCTCACCCATTAATTATGGGTAGTTTAGACTATTGCAATATTGTAGCAGTTTTGCtgaaataggagaaaatatcaCAGGGAAAACTCACATGCAAGGCAAATCATCGTGATGCATTCGTTGCTTTCCCagcatttttaaaattccCACTTATTGTCTAGCAATTCCACACACGACACAGTAAAATATagataaattattaaattatagtaatataagatataatattaaataaataaattagaaattgCAGCTGctgaattattaattattaattaattaagtggCGAGGTATTTATGATTCGCTTTTTTTTCTTAGTTCATCAACTTGTTATGCATTCCACATGTACACCTAGCATATTGAAGAAAGGGAGGCGGGGCATTAGAGGCGGATCAGATAAATTAGTCCATTCAGACCACATAATATAAGAGAAAAGTGGCTTATTTGCCAATTTTGCAATGTTCTCGCGAGAAATGGCTAATAATAATAGAGGCAATGCCGGGGAATCGTTTCGATTTCGAaccaaaaactaaataaacatCATTAATGactttcttttcttttgcaATTCACCACAGGTGGCGATGGTGGAGGTGCAACTGGATCACGATACGAACGTACCACCGGGCATGCTGATAGCCTTCGCCATCTGCACCACCCTCCTGGTGGCGGTGCACATGCTGGCCCTGATGATCAGCACCTGTATCCTGCCAAATATCGAGACGGTGTGCAATCTGCACAGTATTTCCCTGGTCCACGAATCGCCGCACGAGCGCCTCCATTGGTACATTGAAACGGCGTGGGCCTTCTCCACGCTGCTGGGACTCATACTCTTCCTGCTGGAGATAGCCATCCTGTGCTGGGTGAAATTCTACGACCTAAGTCCGCCGGCGGCGTGGTCAGCGTGTGTGGTCCTCATACCGGTGATGATCATCTTCATGGCCTTCGCCATTCACTTCTATCGCTCTTTGGTGTCGCACAAGTACGAGGTGACAGTCTCGGGCATCCGCGAGCTGGAGATGCTCAAGGAGCAGATGGAGCAGGATCATTTGGAGCATCACAATAACATACGAAATAATGGCATGAACTATGGCGCATCCGGGGACATTGTCTAGCACCACTTGGTGGATCCGCCAAGTGGATCGAACGAAAAAGACAGCGGCTCAGGGTAAGCTTCAGATTATTTTAGTGAAACACACATATTGTAAATTTGTAGTTGATTCAAATTGTGATACGCGGAATTCAGTAGATATCtactataatatatatatatacgtgaaCTGTATTGCGTGTGCTGTAGTCCTTTATTTTACTTATGGCAATTACGGATTAGCACGGATATTGACAATGATACAAGACCCCAATTAAAGCAATACTTCGGATGAATATTCCTCATAAATTAGCTGATATTtgttacatatttatattgcGTGTATTTTAAATTGTATGCCATGCCGGATTTTTTTGCAAGCATCCTTAGGCAGTCTTCCCTTTTTTACGTTTAAGAGCAGCTTGGACACAAGTTGATTGTCTTAGCCCCTAATTTAATGTTAAGCCAATTGTGTAAGCGAAACCGCGCTGTAATTTATACCAtataatttatgattaaaagatttttctatatatatatggtgttggagttttatttatatacatgcGGATTTTAGAGAcaatttgatatatttttattgcaaaagaaagTATTTGAAAATGTACTTCAGTACggtttaatatttatatacgaATATATTCATAGGTATATTCCAATAGTTTGGGAAAATATAACAGTCTATTTTCGATCTTTAGCCATGTAAGCTAAATAGCGCTGTAATTTATATACGACTGATTAAACGATTTTTACTACATACACTTAACCGGAACAAACGATTTTCTATTGAGCCAATGTCTTTGGCCTCCTTAAGTTTGCGTGTCGCTGCTGGAGGAAGCCAAATGGTGGCAAgacatgctgctgctgctgctggggggTTCGATTAGACAGTGACACCACCGCACGCACACCGCCCCCCAAAGTCGGATTGAACCACTGCCACCCACGACACCACATGGCACCGCCGCATTTGACGGACTTGCTCCCGCGCTCAGTCATCGCAGACATGTCGTCGCGGACGAGCGGATATAGTAGCGGAGTTCGCTCCCAACGTTATCCTGGTGGGCAGTACCAGGGCAAATGGTTGGGCCTGCAGCCTCATGGGTTTGGGGTAAAGCAAACGAGCAGTGGACTCGTCTACGAGGGTCACTGGCAGAAGGGTCAACGGCATGGCATCGGAAGTTTGCGTCGCAAGGAGCACGATGGCCGCACAGAACGCATATACGTGGGTCAGTGGCGGGAGAACAGGCGGAGTGGCGAGGGCAAGCAGTTCTATCCGGACGGATCCGTCTACTTTGGTCAGTGGCTAGCGAACCAGCGAAGTGGAGAGGGCATCCTATGGCAGGCGGATGGCGGCATCTTTGTGGGCGAGTGGCTGCGGGACAAGATGCACGGAAAGGGTTTACTTATCACGGGTGAGTGTCGTTCGGGAGTTGTAAGCTTAACCCAAATGGGAAAAAAGATATAATCCTCTGGATGActttaattcattttatttatttttcgcaactttaaaaatgcattaagATGTTAGATAATAAGTTAATTTGTTATCCATAGCAACTGGAAATCGCTACGTGGGTCAATTTGAAGGAGGCTGCAAATCAGGCTCAGGTGTATTTTACCATTCCAACGGACAACGGATTCAGCACGGCTTTTGGAGCAAGGACATCTGTAGAACGTCACTACTGTCCCTACCACAagataaaaacatttaatttatgtcAAAAGCTCTTTTGTAACACTTACacacaatatatatatttaaataccaAGACATTTTCGATAAGAATAAATAAGAACTAAGGAGACTCTACTATCTAATCAGTGCCGATGCCGTGTGCGTGTGCTAATGGACTCCGTTTCGGGAGCCTGTGCTTCCAAAACCTGGCGCCTCGTTCGCTTGGTTGAAAGAGTCGCTGTCTTTGGTGTCTCCACTGGCTGGCGCAGCCTGGCTCTGGTGCTCCGTGAACTCGTAGTTATTGCCGGCGTTTCTACTATTTCCAAGCTATTGTCCAATGTTAGGACTTTACAGGCTTTGGATGTGGCCTTGGGTTTAGCCTTCTCCCTACTTTTTGGTTGGGTCTTCTTTGTGGACACCGAAGGTAAATCCTCATCGTCGCTTATCTCGATCGCTTGGCAGGCATTTAGATCCACGTGATCCGAAGGCGGTGTGTTCTCTGTGCCGCTGCCACCGCTACTGCAACTGGTAGCACTTGGTGGTCGAAGTTCCAGCTCCTCGTAGATTCTGAATCGAGGTGCCTTTTTGGCCGACTGTTTAACTTTAGACGCCGTATTCTTCACGGCTGAAACCGATCCTGTTGCGGTTCGTTTCTTGTCATCGGGTGACTGATTGAATACCAAAGCCCGTCGAAGGGTTTTGACCTTCGGCTTATCCTGGCTCACGGGTTTGAGCTCTAATTGAGCCGTCTTTAGCTGAGCCAAAAAGTTGTACTCGAAGTTAATGTCGACTGCGCGTGGTCGTGTTTTAAGGCTCAATTGAGCCGTTGATATAGCCTCTACATGCTTTCGCGTAAAGCGAAGATAGTTCAGATGATACAGCTGCTGGGCATGCAACATGGGATACATAGCGCTACTCATCGGAGGCTTTTCTTGCATCAAACTATGCGCTCTTCCATAGAATTCTTCCAATTGCTCGCTATTTCTCTGAAGAAAGCGGAGACGTGCATGTAGACAGCCCGTTACAAAGTACAAGCATTGCAGCTGGGAATTCTCTCGAAGAGCCGCAGGCGCCACATCGAGTGTTATGTAGCGATCCAAGTCCAGTTGGGGATTGGGGCTATGTGGTCGCATGCTGAGCAAATTCGGCGAGGCCATATTTaattgctgctgctttctGATCGGCTCCACCAACTGGAGGAGGTGCATATTGCTAGTCAGATCACTAATTGCTACATCCTTAATCGCTTCCTTTGCCGGCCTACTCGTTGGATTCAGCTGTTTTATACCCAAACAATGCTCGATGAGTCTCAACTTCGATTGTGCCTTGTcgaaattttccatttgcaaaTTGGTCCATAACCATGCAAGGAATACCTCTATGGTTCTCAAAGCCAAGCCAGATTGGAGTACCAAATGTAGTGCAATGTTGGAGAAGGATAGTTTTTCGCTTAATCTGTTCGCAGAGCACTCGGTGCTTTCCCGGACAAGAGTAGAAAGAAGCAGCTGCAATGAGCCACCATCTAAACTGGATAGGTTGCAAAAACTTCGCACATTGTCCAGGAGAATGTCCAATTGCCGCAGGGGAGTCGGCAGCTTGCAATTCGTTGGCTTCCTTTGCTGATACCCAAGTCGAAAGCGCACTGTTTGCAGTGTCAGCAATACAATATCACTTTTTCCTTGTCTCTCAGGAAACTCATCGCGAAGTTGTTCCACATGCAATAGAAGCAACTGGGCATGACTATGGCATTCCATTCTGGCATAGTAACTGGCGAGGTGACAAAAGCAGAGCATTGCCGTAGTTTGCTGACGCTTGAAGAATTTCCCATTTTTCAGTTGAGGCCACAAATCATCCAGCAATTCCTCTGCTACTTCAACTTCCTCGCCGAGTTTCAGGTTTAAACGAGAACTAACCTCATTCTGAGACAGAAAATGATTTAGGGCACGGAGATAGGTGAAACGATCCTCCAGCCAGTGAGCCATTCTCAGAAGCAGCAGCCAGGCATCATCCTCTTGTGACTGATACCCCATACTCGAAAGTGCATTGGCAGCAGCGATGGCATCGTCAATCAATGCCTCCCAATCAATAGAGGTTTCATTGGTTCCCAATGGCTCTTGATCTGCTCGATTGAAGAAGTTGCTGAATGCCGAGATGGCTTCACTAGCATAGTTGACCAATCGCTGCTCCCTTTGTATGTTCATCTGCCATAGATTCTGTCTGAGTAGCAGCTCTTCGAACATATTTTCCGTTATCTCCTTGGTGCAAACTTTGGTTTTTTGAGCCTCAAGTGCGTCCAGTAGTAGTCCCACACTTGCGTGGCCCAGGCACAAATTATCCATTCGATTGAGCGAACGTTGTTGCTTTAGCTTATCATGAACCTCCATGCACTTCTTAGAAATCGAGGCATCCTTTCGCATTTGTCTGGCCATGAGCACCAGATGATAGTCACTCGTTCGGCAACGAAGTAGTGATTCCATATGAGCCGTAGAAGGACTCCTCAAATAATGTAGTACAGCAAAGAAATCGGTATCGTACAGCTGTTTTTTCTGTGCCGGAGTGAGAGGAAAAGGCAGTGGCGTGGACTCGTGCCACTCGTAGACACACCTACTGATCTCGGTGCCCTTTTTTCCCAGATTGTGGTAGTACAAACAGATCTGTGATCTCAATCGTGCGGGATTCGTAATCGAGGCCAAATAACTAGCTTGGATTCGACATGCCAAATTGGGATCCCCGCAATGGGAGCTGGCCTTGAAGAGGCGTCGGAGTAAACTGCTCATATCCTGGTCGGCAACCAAAGGTCGCAGCTTCTGCAGTTGCTCCAAAAGCGGCAGCAGCACGGACATTTGCTCCGGACAGGTGACCTGATCAGCCACGTATGTCAGCTGGCGCACTAGCTTGATGAGCTCCACACTGGTGGGACCCAAGCACTTCATGGTCTTAGCCACATCCATGGAGTATTTGACTACTCCCACTAAGGGCTTGTGAGGGCTCTGTAATAGTattgaaatatataattaaaatttcacaATATTAGATATAAATACCCACCACATTTGCTCTTTGCTCCGCCGCCGGTTTCCAATTAATATACGCATCTAATGCACACAATCCATACGCCAAGATGCAGTGCCGCCGCACGCTCTTGCATGCCTCGTGGGAGCAACTGCAGCCCAAAGGACTCCTCGTAACATTAACCGCCAAGCTAGCACACGTGTGAAGCAACTGAAAGTGCGCTGTGTAGATCTCCGGACTGCTCTCTCCGTCGAACTGCTGCCAAAATACCTGAAAATGACTCTGCAACTTACTGCTACTTTGATGGATGAGCACCTGTAGCAATTGAAAAGCCACTAGAAAATCAGCTAGCCACTGTTCTTTGGCGTGCGAGGCTACTTTGTGCTCGAAGAAGTGCTGAAACTTGCTTGACAAGTCAATGTAGGTGCGCTTAAAGTCGACTGTGGGTTCCCGAACATATATTAACTTGATATAGTAGTACATCAGTTGTAGGGCATAGCAGAGGTTTGATTCCTGGCGAAATAGTTCCTTGCACATGCGCAGCAGCTGCAATGACATCTGCTGATTGGACTGTGGACTAAACATGTCGATTTGTACGAGAGCCAACGTGAGACTGAGGTACTCAGGGAATAAGTCGGCCAGGTTTGAACTGGTGCTGCTGGCCAGGAGGATAAGCAGCGGGTTGAACATCTTGGCAAGACTCTCCGACGGCAGGAAGCTCAGCGACTTGAAGAACGATCTACTTCTTTTGCCAAATAAACTCTCGTTTAGTTGAACTAGAAGCGGTGCGCACAGACTTATTTTTCTTTGCGTcatggctgtgaaaagatctCCTAATGATTCCAAAGCATAACACAAGTGACTTGTAGCTTCCAAGGGGAGTTTTTGCTTCTGCAGCAGCACATGGAGACCATTGAAGTGGGTCAAATGTATGTCCAGGTATATTTTGTAGTCCGATTCCACTTGCAGACGGCAGGGTTGTGTTCGAATGAGGTTGTACAGCTTCTGGCAGGCTTCCATGGATCGCTGTGGAGAAGTAGTTAGAAAGATTCAAAGATTCTAATAGCGCATCCTACCTGATGGCACAAGCCATGATGTATGTACCGCAGGCTAGACAAGTGCGCCTCCCATAAGCTTGGCTTCTCCTCGCAGGGGACTACGCGTGGCAGCATTATGCCCATGATGTCGCAGTAAAGATCCGAGTTCTGGTGCAGATTATCCTTTAAGGCGAGGCAAATATGGCGCAATACATTCACTTCGTATCTCAAAGGTAGTCCATCGCCAGACA
This genomic interval from Drosophila mauritiana strain mau12 chromosome 2R, ASM438214v1, whole genome shotgun sequence contains the following:
- the LOC117138674 gene encoding MORN repeat-containing protein 3 yields the protein MAPPHLTDLLPRSVIADMSSRTSGYSSGVRSQRYPGGQYQGKWLGLQPHGFGVKQTSSGLVYEGHWQKGQRHGIGSLRRKEHDGRTERIYVGQWRENRRSGEGKQFYPDGSVYFGQWLANQRSGEGILWQADGGIFVGEWLRDKMHGKGLLITATGNRYVGQFEGGCKSGSGVFYHSNGQRIQHGFWSKDICRTSLLSLPQDKNI
- the LOC117138670 gene encoding calcium release-activated calcium channel protein 1 isoform X2; this encodes MSVWTTANNSGLETPTKAPITSSVPRAARSSAVITTGNHQQHHFQHVVAAAVAAATSVATGHQFQQQFPLHAHPHPHPQHHSNSPTGSGSNSNNSAGFQRTSISNSLLQFPPPPPPSSQNQAKPRGHHRTASSSMSQSGEDLHSPTYLSWRKLQLSRAKLKASSKTSALLSGFAMVAMVEVQLDHDTNVPPGMLIAFAICTTLLVAVHMLALMISTCILPNIETVCNLHSISLVHESPHERLHWYIETAWAFSTLLGLILFLLEIAILCWVKFYDLSPPAAWSACVVLIPVMIIFMAFAIHFYRSLVSHKYEVTVSGIRELEMLKEQMEQDHLEHHNNIRNNGMNYGASGDIV
- the LOC117138670 gene encoding uncharacterized protein LOC117138670 isoform X1; this encodes MPPFEEGEVKPEEQIPLKPPRRHKQMKSADQEAAQTPAEDHEEEQLLPGSGTSNLRYARANLSQSSLMLSHQQGSFESSTERTASSETLDVMPISRRYQVHPQPNRMGIRQPASALASALHATARLAASVDAYTAAATATAATGDYGDYMRPQPSLGHAHQPPLAQTTQTAQPLHHQLPAHQLGNLRASNFVGSSRYLYHSQFSSNSPQTRRFTAQRDGSPAYAASVAAASAAAAASAVAPIAPLAPLAPLASIASPPFAAQPPPFQLRTYQQNQSYRFQPRGHHRTASSSMSQSGEDLHSPTYLSWRKLQLSRAKLKASSKTSALLSGFAMVAMVEVQLDHDTNVPPGMLIAFAICTTLLVAVHMLALMISTCILPNIETVCNLHSISLVHESPHERLHWYIETAWAFSTLLGLILFLLEIAILCWVKFYDLSPPAAWSACVVLIPVMIIFMAFAIHFYRSLVSHKYEVTVSGIRELEMLKEQMEQDHLEHHNNIRNNGMNYGASGDIV
- the LOC117138671 gene encoding trypsin-1, with the protein product MQFLLLFLLTFLSAYSNEGEKGLQRNLYVTDNYHQNVVSIRTRKHIRHWGDNHFCAGSLLSAWWVVTSGCCVSTRPESTPNQSSNRKNLRVVVFTPQRLKKPSPKNIYHVQKIVLDESTMSGCSELALLKLDRGVTGQRFAMMLPEKELNSTWLCNSLGWGRIYYDGPYSSELIQIRAQKISEYNCKPGCSSCLCMSSYTGRGNMCQQDLGSPLFCDHFLYGVARRVLTCQDEGFMVYTNVYRNRKFIEDTLSGAPWPKKSNVFVYFIVQLVLASFSVFSSD